The sequence below is a genomic window from Rhodococcus sp. 4CII.
TCGTCGGGGCGTCCCTGGGCGGACGGACGGCGCTCGCGGCTGTGGGTGAGCGGCCCGGATCGGTGTCGGGTCTGGTGCTGGTGGACATCGCGCACCGGGTGGACCCGGACGGGCGGAAGCGGGTGAAGGACTTCCTGGGCGGCGCGCCGAACGGGTTCGCCACTCTCGAGGACGTTGCCGCCGCAGTCGACGCCTACCGTTCCGCGCCGCGACGACGCCGGAACCCGGAAGGGCTGAAGAAGAATCTCCGGCAGCGGGCCGACGGCCGCTGGTACTGGCACTGGGATCCGAGGTTTCTCGAGTTCACGACGGACGGCGCGAACTTCGACGCCGACCGGTTGTCACGGGCGGCCCGTAACGTCACCGTGCCCACCCTGCTCGTCCGCGGGAAGAAGTCGGACATGGTCACCGCAGAGGCGGCCGCCGAGATCCGCGACCTGGTACCCACCGCGGAGGTGGTCGAGGTCGGTGCCGGTCACATGGTCGCCGACGACGACAACGACGTCTTCACCGCTCACCTGCAGGACTTTCTCATCGGCCGGGTGCGTCAGCAGGTGGTGGCCAGCTGACCGACGCGGGGCCGCGGGCGATCAGCTGGCGTTCGCCTCGGCGTCGGTATCCCACAGCCCGCGCTGCTCGAGTTCGTCGATCAGGTGATCCGCGCCGTCCAGGATGTGCGATTCCATGATCGTCTTCGCCCTCTTGCCGGCGTGCTTCCGCAGGGCCTCGAGCAGGAGGGGATGTTCCTCCTGGGTCGTGGTGATGTGGCCCTCGATGGTGGCGTAGAAGCGGTTGGGAAGATTCGTGACGACGGAACCGAGGAGGCGGGCGAGACGCGGAGAATCCGCGATCAGGTTGATCTTTCGGTGGAACGCGTGCCCGAGGGACGAGATGCTCTCGGTGTCGCCCTGGGCGATGGCGTCCTCGTGCTGCTTCAGGATTTCCTCGAGTTCGGCGATCTGCTGCGGAGTGATGTTCTTCGCGGCCCGTGCGGCCAGTTCGGCGGCCAGCTGAGCCTGCGCCCAGAACAGATCACGCACGTCCTGCTTCGTGAACGGGGCCACGACGAAGCCGCGCCGGGGGACCATCTCCACGAAGCCTTCGCTCCGAAGGGCGAGGAGTCCCTCGCGGACGGGCGTGGTGCTTACTCCCACGGCTTCGGCGATCCGCTCGATGCGGAGGAAGTCGCCGGCACGCACCTCGCCGGAGATGATCATCTCGCGGACGTACGTGGCAACTTCCTCGGGCAGTTGCTGTCGTCTTGACCTGTCATTCAGGGGCATCGTCGGTCGCACCTTCCCGGATTCGAAAGACTCGACATAATGTACCATCCACGCCCCCGTAGTCGACCGCTGCCCGGAGCCGTGCCGCCGGAAATCTCCGATTCCCGGGCACGGGAGCGCTCACGCCTTCTCCGCAGGCCCCACTGTCGGGTTGGTCGCCTCGCGGTCGACATAATCCACGACGCATCATATATTGTTCTGAATGTGATCTGTGTCGCACCGACTGTCGGTGCTACGAGCGAGAGGGACCTGATGAGCACAACGAAGGATTGGGCGTCGCGCGTGGGGATGCGCCCGTATCAGATTGCATCCGTGGTCTTCTGCATGTTCCTGAACATGCTGGACGGATACGACGTCCTCGCGATGGGTTTCGCGATGCCGCACCTGCCGGAGGGCTTCGCGACCAATCCGCAGAAGGGCTACCTGATCAGTGCCGCCCTCGCGGGTATGGCAGTCGGCGCGATCGGCCTCGCCCGCTTCGCGGACGTCATCGGCAGGCGACGCATCCTGCTGGTCGGCCTAGCGGCCAACACCCTGGGCCTGGCCGCGTCGGCGCTGTCGAATGGTTTCGCAATGCTGCTGGTGACCCGCTTCGTCACCGGCATCGCGATCGGGACCATCAGCGTCGTCATCGTTGTCCTCTGCCAGGAGGTCGTCCCCGCCAACCGGCGAAGTGTGGCGCTCGGCCTGGTCATGGTCGGCTATCCGCTCGGCACGACGCTCGCGGGCTTCGCCGGCGCCGCACTCGTGGCACTGGCAGGCGGGGCGTGGCAGGGCATGTTCTGGATCGGGGCCGCGCTGGGGGTCCTGTCGTTCGTGGTGACCGCCGCCTTCCTCCGCGAATCGGACGACTTCCTGGCACGCAAGGGAACGAAGACGGAAGCTGATCGGGCGATCCCCGCGCCGCAGAGCGAGGTCGGTCTGCTCGGCCGGGAACTGCGATCGCGCACACTCCTGCTGACATTCGGATACTCGATGCTCACCGCCGGGTACTACTTCGTCGGCACCTGGACGCCGCAACTGATCAAGGACGCCAGTGGCGACGCGGGGAGCGGTGCGCTGGCCGGCATCATGATCAGCTTCGGTGCGGTGGTCGGTGGATGCCTGTTCGGCGCGTTCGGGTTGCGGTTCCCCGGCGCGCGGATCGCGGTGATCACCTCGGCCGTGTCCGCCGCGGCGATCGCCGGGTTCGCGCTCACGCTGCAGGGCCCGTTTGCACTGGCCATGGCCGGGCTTCTCGGCGCAGGCACCTTCGCGGCCATGTCCGGGTTCACGTCCACGTCGACGACAGCGTACCCGGTGCTCGCACGTGCCAAGGGCTACGGAGCGATGATGGGCGTGGCCCGCGCGGGTGCGATTCTGTCGCCGATCGTCGCGGGGTACGCGCTCAGCGTCATGACACCGCGCGCGATGTACCTCGCGGTCATCGTCCCTATCGTGCTCGCGGCCGTCGCGGCGATGGCTCTCACCCGCATCACCCGTACCGTCGTGGTCGGTGCGCCGAGCCGGACTGCCCCGGCGTTCGCAGGTACCGAGTAGTCGCAGGACGAGGAAGGGCCGCTCGGGAGTTCCCGAGCGGCCCTTCGTGTGCGCGGGTGGTCAGTCGAACAGGATGACGCCGCGGATGTTCCTGCCGTCCTTCAGGTCCCGGTATCCCTGGTTGATCTCGTCGAGCCGGTAGGTGCGCGTGATCATGTCGTCGAGGTTGAGCTGTCCGGCCTTGTACATGTTCAGCAGCCGGTTGACGTCCCACGTGCCGTTCGTCGAGCCGAAGAGGCAGCCCTGCAGACGCTTCTGGGAGAGGGTGAGGTCGGCGACCGGGATCGGAAGACCGATCCGGGAGTGTTCGCCGACGGCGGCGCCCGCCTTACGGACCGAGGTGAGAGCCATCCGAGTACTCAGATGCTGGCTCAGTGCCTCGACCGCGAGGGGGCGGATCTCTCTGTGCTCGCTGAAGCCATGCGTGAGGATGACCGACCGATAGTGATGCCGATCGACCGCTGGGGGCACACACGCTTCGCCCCGGTGGCATTATCCGTCCAGTCGCTCGCAACCCTGGTTCGAGCACACCTGACCGGGATCGTTCCTTTCGAGCGGGCGCTTTCACGGTGGGACGGATCTGTTCTAGCGGACGTAGTCGGCGCCGGTGATGTCGACGGTGGTTCCGGTGGCGTGCCGGGCGCGCCCCGACGCGAGGAACGCGATGGTCTCGGCGACATCGTCGGGTGGGGTCACCTCACCGAGTGGCAGAGCGGCTGCCGCTTCGCGGGATAGAGCATTATCGGCGAGATCGGTGGCGACCCATCCCGGCGCCACCGCGTAGGCGAGGATATTTTCGCGGGCGTACCCGCGTGCGATTCCACGTGTAAGGGCTAGGAGTGCCCCTTTGGCTGCCCCGTAGGCGAGGTGTTCTGCGTCGTCGCCGCGGTGGGACGAGCGGCTCGCGAGGTTGACGATTGCGCCGCCGCCATGGTCGCGGAAATGGTTGATGGCATAGCGCGACAGGTCTGCGGGAGCGGTGAGGTTGAGCGTCAGGTTGCGCGACCACCCCGCCTCCCAAGCGGCGTCGTCGTCCATCGGCGATGCAATCCAGGCGCCGGCATTGTTGACCAGCACGTCGACACGTCCGGCCAGGCGCACCGATTCGTCCCACACGGTCCGCGCTCCGGCGGACTCGGTCAGATCTCCTTGTACGAGATGCACGCGTGTGCCGTCCAGCTCCGCGGCAAGCGTCTCCGCGGCGACGGTACTCGAGCCGTAGTGCAGGATGACGGTGCCACCGTCCCGGTGGATGACCCGGGCGGTGGCCGCACCGATACCCCGGGAGGCGCCGGTCACCAGCACAGCCTTTCCGGCGAGCGGGGCGCTCACGAGACGGCCTGCGCGCCGGTGATTTCCACGGCCGCACCGCAGATGAACGGGGCCTCGTCCGAGGCCAGGAACGCGACGAGTGCGGCGACCTCCTCGGGGCGGCCGATTCGCCCGAACGGGACCTTCCTGTCGAGGTCGGCGACGGTGAGGCCCTTCCGGGTGAGGCCGGCTTCGAGCATCGGGGTATGGATCTCACCCGGGCACACGGCGTTGACCCGGATGCCCCGCGGGGCGTAGTCGCGGGCGAGGTTCCGGGTGAAGGAGACCACCGCGGCCTTGGAGACGTTGTAGGCGACGTGCCCCGGGGCGGGATGCAGACCCCACTGGGACGCGGTGTTGACGACGGCACCCTTGCCCGACTCGATCATCGCCGGGAGCACCGCGCGGCACAGGTGGAACAGGGCGTCGACGTTCACGGCGAAAGTGGCGGACCAGTCGTCTGCGCTCAGCGACAGCAGGTCACCGCGCCGGTTGATACCCGCGTTGTTCGCCAGGACGTCGATGCGGCCGTGACTGTCGACGACGTCCGCGGCGAGCACCGTGCACGCCTCGGGGTCGGTGACGTCGAAGACCCGGGCCTCGGCGAGCAAACCCCGCCCGGTGAGTTCGTCGGCGATCGTCTTGGCTGCCGCGTCGTCGGCGTCGCACACGAGGACGCGGGCGCCCTCGACTGCGAACCGGGCACTGATCGCCGCACCGATGCCGCCGCCGGCACCGGTGACGATCACGACCTGATCGTCGAACCTGCGAGTGGTCTGGTTCGGGCACATGGTCTGGTTGCTCCCGTTCGGTCGGAGTGTGTCGGTGGTGGTGCGCTCAGAACCGGACAGCGTCGATGAACTTGTTCAGCTCGTCGTTGTCGGACCTGGTGAAGGCGAGTTCCGGCGTGGTGTTCACGGCGATCTCGCCGTCCTGGAAGAACACCAGACGATCGGCGGCCTTGGAAGCGAAGGCCATGTCGTGGGTGACCAGTGCGATGGCAATTCCCTCCTCGGCCTTCAGGCGCCGCAGCACCTCGAGGACCTCCGCGGCCACCGGCGGGTCGAGCGCCGAGGTGATCTCGTCGCACAGCAGCAGTCGTGGCTTCATCATCAACGCGCGGGCGATGGCGACGCGCTGGCGTTCGCCGCCGGACAGCTGGGTGCACCGGCTCAGGATGTGCTGCTTCATCCCGACCTCCCCGAGCGCGGACTCGGCCCGGTCACGTGCGTCCGAGGCGGACATGCCGAGGCGTTTGCGGGGGGCGAGGGTGAGGTTGTCGAGGACGTTCATGTGCGGCCAGAGGGTGTACGTCTGGAACACCATGCCGACGTGAAAGCTCTTGTCCGCCCACGCTTCGGTGCGCTGCTGGTCCTCGAAGACCCGGACGCCGTCGAAGTCGATGGTCCCCTCGTCAGGCTCGGTGAGACCGGCGAGCGCGCGCAGCATCGTGCTCTTGCCGGATCCACTCTTGCCAATGATGACGGTGATGTCGCCGGCGTGCATGTCGAAGTCGACGTTGCGCATGATGGTGCGGCCATGGAAGCTCTTCTGCAGGCCGCGGGCGGAGACGAGGACTTCGCCGATTTCGGTCTGGAACGGTGCGGTGGATTCGAGGGTTTTCATCGCTGGCCTCTGGTGTGGTTCGTGCGATCGATGGGGGTGGGGTGCGTGATCGTCATGCGGTCGCCACCCGTCGCCCGGGGATCATGCGGCTGAGGAAGTTCTGGCCGCCGGTCGCCCCGCGGGCGGAGTTCTGTTGCATGCGTCGTTCGAGGTTGCTAGTGGCCAGGGAGACCGGGAAGGCGACCGCGAAGTAGATCACCGCCGCGAGCGTGAAGACTTCCAGTGAACGGTAGGTCTCCGAGGAAATGGTGTTGGCGACGAACATCAGGTCGGCGACGGCGATCGTCGACACCAGCGCGGAATCCTTGAAGATCGAGATGTTCAGCGAGAGGATCACCGGAGTCTGCTGCCGAATGGCCTGGGGCACAATGATGTAACGCAACTGCTGCAGCCGCGTCAGGCGCAACATCTGCCCGGCCTCGACCTGCTCGACGGGCACCGCCTGGAACCCGCTTCGATACGCCTCTGCCATGAAGGCGGTCAGATTCGCCGACAGGGCGATGATCGCCGAGGTGAAACCGGAGATCGTCAGGCCGGTGAGCGCCGGGAGGGCGTAGAAGATCCAGAAGAGCTGGACGAGCATCGGGGTGCACCGGAACACCTCGATGTAGGCCTGCGCACCCCAGCGGACCAGTTCGATCTCCGACATGCGAGCGACCGCCACGGGGACGGCGAGGACCATGCTGATCGCGATGGTGATCACCGTGAGTTCCAGGGTGACGACGAGGCCGCGGAGCATCAGGGGGAACGCGTCGGCGACGATGGTCCAGTCGAATTCGTATCCGTTCATGACAGCCGTCCCTACTTCTTGACCAGATCGCCGAGATTGTCGATCTCGCGGTAGTTGACGTCCGAGTAGGCGCGGGTGAGTTGTCCACTCTCCCGGGCGCGTTCGATGGCGATGTTCACGATCTGCAGCGAGCGCGCGTCGGTGTCGGCGGGGATCCCGTATGCGGCCGACGCGGAGTAGATCGCCGGGTCGGGGACGACGATCTTCAGGCCGGGGTCGGCGAGTGTCTGCGCTTCGGCGGTCGGCAGGTCGGTGAACTCGGCGATCACCCGCCCGGCCTGGACGGCGGAGATGGCGTTGGAGTAGTTGTCGACCGGCATGACGGTCAAGCCTGTTGCTTGAACGGCCTTTTCGGGTGCCGAGCCCTGTGCGGTGACGACGGCGCCGCCGTCGGACCTGATCTGCTCGGCGGTGGTGTGCGGCGAGTCCGCCTTCACCACGTACACGCCCTGGTACTCGTAAACGGGGTCGGTGAACTGGATGGCCAGCGAACGTTCGACGGTGTAGTCGAGGTTGGCGGCGAAGTCGTAGCGATCGGCCTGGAGGCCGGCGACGATGTTCTTCCACTCGGCCGCCACCGGCTTCAACTCCACCCCGAGCTGATCGGCCAGATCCTGCAGTGGAATGAGGTTCGGGCCCCCGAGCGATCCGTCGGATCCCTGCACGGTCATCGGCGGGGCAACTGCCACGCCGACCCGCAGTTCCCCGCGCTGCTTGATGTCGTCGATGAACGAACCCTGTGGGCCTCCGGTGCCGCCGGACTCCGATCCGCTGCTCAGGCCGGCCCCGAAGTAGCCGGAGGCCGCGGCGACGACGCAGATGCCGGCGACGGCGAGAACTCTGTTGGTGCTTTTTTGCATGAGGTGCCCTCTTCGTATGCAGGGGTGCAGGCGCCGTGTGATGCGGCGGCCCTGTGACCGAATTCCGAGTTCGACGAGGCGGGTCGCGTTCGAAGTGCGTGTCCCCATCGCTCGGATGGTGCGGAAGTTGGCGCAGAATGTGACCCACGCCGCATTTCCTTCTGCGTAAGATTGTCAGACAACCAAACGGAGCGCAATAGTTCTACGAAGATTGCCGTGGCGTCGGCGAAGTGGCGTCACCTGGAGGAAACAAAGTATCGCCGCCGAGGACTGCTGAGCTGGGGGATATCCCGACGGACCGTGCCGTTGTGCGTCGGGCCGACGGTTTGTTAATTCCGGGTTATCTCCGCCGCCGCAGCCACGGGATGAGCCTGGAGATTCAGTCCGAGCTCTCGGCGGCCGCCATCAAGGCGACGAGTTCTTCGGCGCTGTCGATGGTGTGCGCGACGAAGGCCGCCCGGATCTTGTCCAGGTTGCGAGTCTGGATGGCCTCGACCAGACGTTCGTGGACCTCGAAGGCGCGCTGGGGGTCGGACCGGGTGAACTGGTCCTGTGCGAGCGCGATCGTGATGTGCGCCTCGGTGACCGGCCACAGCTTCAGTAGCAGGTAGTTCTCCGACGCCGCCCAGATGCTGCGGTGGAATCGCAGATGGGCGTCGTGCTGGACGAGAGGGTCCGGGTCGAAGGCGAGACGCGCGTACTCGCGCCAGCTGTCCATTACAACGGCGAGGCGGCGTCCGGAGGCATCGGCGAGGATCGCGGTCATCGCCTGCATGTCGATCGCGACGCGCGCCTCGGCGATGTCGACGAGCGCCTTGGCGTCGAGCGACGCCACCCGCAGGCCGCGGTACGGCTCCTGGACGATCAACCCTTCCTGTGCCAGTTGGTTGAGTGCTTCACGGACGGTCGGCCGGCTCACGCTCAGCGACGAGGACAGCTGCGCCTCGGTGAGCTTCTCGCCGGGCTGCAGGGTGCCGAGGACAATCCCCCGCTTGATCTCGGCGATGACGCCGTCGCGGCGGGTCGTCGAGGCGACCGGCAGCAGTGCTGCGCCGCCGCTCGGTGTGGCCCTCGCGCTGTCGGCCGTGGCCGGTGACTTCGCCATGATCCGCCTTGGTCGAGTGAACGCTTCCTAGACCCATTATGCATATTGCCTGACAATCGCGGGTGCCCGCCTCCGGTGAGTCCCGGAGCGGTCCGAGCCGCACGGGGTCTGCCCCAGTGACGGTCTGCTTCCGGCCACCCGTTGACATGGGCCGCACAAGTGCTTAGTGTTGCCCATCACAAGCGCAGATTGTCAGACAAACTGCAAGCAATTCGCCGCAACCGCCGGTTGCATCAATACCCGCTGAATCAGCGCAATCAGGAGGTTCGAGACATCATGCGAATCGTTGTTGTCGGAGGTGGCGTCGTTGCCTTGGCGAGCGCCTACCGGCTCGCCAAGGCCGGCTGCGAGGTCGTCGTACTGGAAGCCCGCACGGCGGGTTCGGCCGCGACACACGGCAACGCCGCGAAGATCGCGCTCGCCGAGAGCGGTCCGGTCCCGGCGCCCGGCGTGATCCTCCAGGGACTGCGGTGGATGCTCAAGCCGGACAGCCCGCTGTACGTGAAGCCCTCGGTGGCACCGGATTTCCTCAAGTTCATGCTGACGATGGCGCGGCACTGTAACGCTCGGGACTTCCGTTTCGGGCTCGAGACACACCTGCGCCTGGCCGCCGACGCGAACGACCTGCTCGACGAATACACCAAGGACGGCATCGAGTTCGAGATGCACAAGGCCGGTGTGCTGCTGGCGTTCGAGACCCGGGAGCGGTACGAAGAGCACTGCGGTTCCCTGCCGATCTTCGAGGGTTTCGGCATGCACCCGACCCACCTGGACCGCGACGGCGTGCAGGAGACCGAGCCGGCCCTGGCGTCGAAGATCAAGCACGGTCTGTTCTTCGCCGACGACCGCCAGCTCGAACCCGACTCCCTCACCCGTGCGCTGGTCAAGCGCTGCGAGGAGCTCGGGGTGCAGATCCGCGAGAACACCAAGGTGGGACGGTTCCTGCGCAACGGCACCACGGTGACCGGTGTGGTCACCGACGCCGGCGAGCAGATCGACGGCGACGCCTTGCTGCTGGCGGCCGGCGTGTGGAGCGGTCCGTTGTCGAAGGAACTCGGCGCCCCGATGCCAATCCGCCCCGGAAAGGGCTACAGCGTCGACTACAGCCCCGCACCGATCAAGCTGAACACCTCCCTCACGCTCGAGGACGCCCGCGTCGCGGTCACCCCACTCGACGGCATGGTCCGGCTCGCCGGAACCATGGAGTTCGGCGGCTTCGAGGAGAGCGTGAACAAGACCCGGGTCGAGGCGATCCAGCGCGCCGCCGCGGAGAATTTCGTCGGCTGGGACAACCCGCCCGGAGCGGCGGCGCCGTGGGCCGGGCTGCGGCCGATGACCCCCGACGGCCTGCCGATCGTCGGCAAGTTCGGCAACCTCGACAACGCCTACATCGCCTCCGGTCACGGCATGCTGGGTCTCACCCTGGCCCCGGGCACTGCCGAGATCATCACCGAATCCATTGTGAACCAGCGGGTTCCCGAGATCGCTGCCGACATCTCTCCCAACCGGTTCCTCACCCGCCGCGCCCGCCGCGGCGCCTGATCGACCTACCGCCGCAGACTCTCGGAGAAGGGGAATCGTTGCCATGACGAACGCACAGCAGGGCGCCGTCACGAGCATTGTCCGGGGTTTGCAACCGGTCAGCAGCGGCACCCGCCGAGAGGAAGTGGCCGACTCGATCCGCCGGGCCCTGTTGACGGGCGAGCTACAACCGGGGCAACGGATCAAGGAAGTCGAACTCGCCGCCGCACTCGGCGTCAGCAGGCCCACCCTGCGGGAAGCAGTACACGTGCTGATTCACGAGGGCACCCTGATCCAGGAGCCGTACAAGGGGATTCGGTTGGCGCAGACCAGCCCGCACGCGTTGCTCGATCTCGCCGAGGTCCGGGTCTCGCTGGAAACCACGGCGGCGCTACGGCTGGCCGCCGACTTCTCCCGCGGCGGACTCGACACCCTCCGGTGTGCACTCGAGGATCACCGAACGGCGATCGCCTCCGGCGACGTGGTGGCGTCCGACCTGACGCACCTCGAGTTCCACCGCACCCTGTGGCTGGCATCGGGCAACGAGATGCTGATCAAGATCTGGCCTCTCGTGGCGGCGCAGATCCGCATGGCCATGACGGTAGACCAGGCCACCCGGTACGACCCCGACCGCGATCTCGCCATGCACGCGCGGTTGGTCGAGGTCATCGAGTTGGGGGACCCCGACATCATCCGGGCCGAAGTGGCCCGGCACATCCGAAGCAGCGCAGAAGAAGTCGTCTCGATCATCGGCGACTCGATCATCCCTGACCAACAAGGAGACAATTCATGAGCACGCAGCAGTTCAGCGGCATCCTCGCCGCCGTCGTCACCCCGTTGACCGCCGACGCCTCCCGGGTGGACGCGGACGGTGTCAAGCGGCAGGTCGAGCACATCATCGGCGGCGGCATCAACGGCCTGGTCCCCGGCGGCAGCACGGGTGAGTTCACCACGCTGACCACCGCGGAACGCAAGCAGGCGACGGAGCTGTACATCGAGGCCGCCGCCGACCGGGTCCCCGTCGTCGCCGGCACCGGTGCGTTGAGCACCGCCGAAACCATCGAACTGAGCAAGCACGCCGCCGACGCCGGCGCAGCCGCGGTGATGATCGTCCCGCCGTTCTACGACACCCCGTCCTGGGACGAGCTGCTCGCACACTACGGTGCGGTGTCCGACGCGGTCGACATCGACATCATGTACTACAACCTCCCGTCCGCCACCGGGGTGGACCTGGCGCCGGCACAGTTCGCCGAACTGGCCCGCAAGACCCGGGTCAACTCCTTCAAGGACACCGGTGGAGACGCGCCGAAGTTCGCCTCGATTCTGCACAACCACGCTGCGGACATCACTGCCCTCAACGGCTGGGACACCCTCTCGTTTTCCGGACTCGCCGCCGGCGCGAAGGCATCGGTGTGGGGAACCGCGAGCGTCATCCCGCAGCTGTGCGCCGACTTCTACGACGCGCTCGCCGTCCGCGGCGATCTGGTTGCCGCCCGGAACCTGTGGGCGAAGATCTTCCCGATCTGCGAATTCCTCGAATCGCACAACTACGCTTGCGCTATCAAGACCGGCCTCGAGCTCGTCGGCCAGGACGCGGGCCCGACCCGCCGCCCGGTGCTGCCGTTGGCACCGGAGTACCGGGACGAGTTCCGCCGCCTCCTCGTCGCGGCCGGCGTCAGCGTCGTCGACAACTAGAACCGAAGGACGAGACCGTGATCCCCAGGCAGACCATCAACGCCGTCGACGTCCACGCCGCCGGCGAGCCCGGACGGGTGCTGATCGGCAGCCACCTGCACGTCAAAGGCGCCACCATGGCGGAGCGGCTGCAGTACTGCCGTGAGCACCTCGACGATCTGAGGTTGCTGATGCTGCACGAGCCGCGCGGCTATCCCGGACTGTGCGCGGTCCTCGTGCTGCCTCCGGTCAACCCGGACAGCGACTTCGGCATGGTGGTGCTCGAACAAGGGGGATTCCGGCCGATGTCCGGGAGCAACCTCATCTGCGCCGTCACCGCGCTCCTGGAAACCGGCACCCTGCCGGTGCAGGAGCCGGTGACGAAGCTGAAGGTCGACACCGCCGTCGGCGTCGTGCATGTGCGCGCCGACATCGCCGGCGGCCGGGTCGTGCGCGTCACCTTCGACAACGTCCCCGCGTTCGCCGTAGCCATCGATCATCCGCTCGAGCTGCCCGAGTACGGCACGGTCCCGGTGGACATCGTCTTCGGCGGACAGTTCTTCGTGCAGGCCAAAGCCGCCGACCTGGGGGTCGAACTGGTGCCCGGCGCGGCGAAGGACCTGGCCCGCGCAGGGGCGGTGCTGCGCACCGTCGCGCAACGCGATGTCGCGGTCCGGCACCCGTTCAACCCGGACATCGACCACGTCGCACTGACGATGATCCACGGCCCGTCCCCGACCCCGGGGGTCTCCGGCCGCAACACCGTCGTCCTGCCGAACGGCACCGTCGACCTCGCCGATCCGACGACGTGGACCGGCGCACTGGACCGGTCACCGTGCGGCACGGGCACCTGCGGGCGGATGGCCGCCAAACACGCCCGCGGCGAGCTGGCCCTCGGGGAGCAATTCGTCCACGAGAGCCTGCTCGGCACCTCGTTCACCGGCACCCTCACCGACATCACCGACATCGGACCGCACCGGGCGGTGATGCCGTCGGTCAGCGGCCGCGGCTGGATCACCGGCTTCAACCAGTACGTCCTCGACGCGGACGACCCGTTCCCGCGCGGCTACACCCTGGGCGACCTGTGGGGCCCGGAGACCGAGGGCGACAACGCCCGGCAACTACTCGACCAACTCGATCTGGAGAATTGATGACCACCCACGAGAAGCTGCAGTTCATCGCCGGGAAGCGCCGGCACGGCAGCTCCGAGACGGAGCTGACGATCACCGACCCGTCCACCGGTGAGCCGATCACCACCGGACTGGCCGCGACCACCGGAGACGTCGACGCCGCCGTCGCGGCTGCCCGCGCCGCGTTCCCGGGCTGGTCCCGCACCACCCCCGCCGAACGGTCGGACATCATGCTGCGCTGGGCCGAGGTCCTGCGCACCCGCAGCACGGAGCTGACCGCCCTCGAAAGCCGCAACGGCGGCAAGGCGATCAAACTCGCCGACGGTTTCGACATACCCGGCGTGATCGACAACGTCACGTTCTTCGCCACCACCGCCCGCAATCTGGAGGGCAAGGCGAGCGGGGAGTACTCCGGCGATCACACCTCGTCGATCCGTCGCGAGCCGATCGGGGTGATCGGATCGATCTCGCCGTGGAACTACCCGCTGCAGATGGCGGCGTGGAAGATCCTGCCCGCGGTCGCCGCCGGCAACACCATCGTCCTCAAGCCGTCCGAGCTGACTCCGCTTACCTCACTGCTATTCGCCGAAACCGCCAAGGAAGCCGGGATCCCGGACGGCGTGATCAACATCGTCACCGGTGCCGGACGGGTCGCCGGGCAGGCCATGGTCGAGCATCCCGACGTCGACATGGTCTCGTTCACCGGGTCGACCCCGGTCGGCAAGCAGGTCGCCGCGACCGCGGCGGGCAGCGTCAAGCGTGTCCACCTCGAGCTCGGGGGTAAGGCACCGTTTGTCGTGTTCGACGACGCCGACATCGAGGCGGCCGCCCGCGGCGCCGTCGCCGGTTCGCTGATC
It includes:
- a CDS encoding ABC transporter substrate-binding protein yields the protein MQKSTNRVLAVAGICVVAAASGYFGAGLSSGSESGGTGGPQGSFIDDIKQRGELRVGVAVAPPMTVQGSDGSLGGPNLIPLQDLADQLGVELKPVAAEWKNIVAGLQADRYDFAANLDYTVERSLAIQFTDPVYEYQGVYVVKADSPHTTAEQIRSDGGAVVTAQGSAPEKAVQATGLTVMPVDNYSNAISAVQAGRVIAEFTDLPTAEAQTLADPGLKIVVPDPAIYSASAAYGIPADTDARSLQIVNIAIERARESGQLTRAYSDVNYREIDNLGDLVKK
- a CDS encoding GntR family transcriptional regulator encodes the protein MAKSPATADSARATPSGGAALLPVASTTRRDGVIAEIKRGIVLGTLQPGEKLTEAQLSSSLSVSRPTVREALNQLAQEGLIVQEPYRGLRVASLDAKALVDIAEARVAIDMQAMTAILADASGRRLAVVMDSWREYARLAFDPDPLVQHDAHLRFHRSIWAASENYLLLKLWPVTEAHITIALAQDQFTRSDPQRAFEVHERLVEAIQTRNLDKIRAAFVAHTIDSAEELVALMAAAESSD
- a CDS encoding FAD-binding oxidoreductase; protein product: MRIVVVGGGVVALASAYRLAKAGCEVVVLEARTAGSAATHGNAAKIALAESGPVPAPGVILQGLRWMLKPDSPLYVKPSVAPDFLKFMLTMARHCNARDFRFGLETHLRLAADANDLLDEYTKDGIEFEMHKAGVLLAFETRERYEEHCGSLPIFEGFGMHPTHLDRDGVQETEPALASKIKHGLFFADDRQLEPDSLTRALVKRCEELGVQIRENTKVGRFLRNGTTVTGVVTDAGEQIDGDALLLAAGVWSGPLSKELGAPMPIRPGKGYSVDYSPAPIKLNTSLTLEDARVAVTPLDGMVRLAGTMEFGGFEESVNKTRVEAIQRAAAENFVGWDNPPGAAAPWAGLRPMTPDGLPIVGKFGNLDNAYIASGHGMLGLTLAPGTAEIITESIVNQRVPEIAADISPNRFLTRRARRGA
- a CDS encoding GntR family transcriptional regulator, translated to MTNAQQGAVTSIVRGLQPVSSGTRREEVADSIRRALLTGELQPGQRIKEVELAAALGVSRPTLREAVHVLIHEGTLIQEPYKGIRLAQTSPHALLDLAEVRVSLETTAALRLAADFSRGGLDTLRCALEDHRTAIASGDVVASDLTHLEFHRTLWLASGNEMLIKIWPLVAAQIRMAMTVDQATRYDPDRDLAMHARLVEVIELGDPDIIRAEVARHIRSSAEEVVSIIGDSIIPDQQGDNS
- a CDS encoding dihydrodipicolinate synthase family protein, which produces MSTQQFSGILAAVVTPLTADASRVDADGVKRQVEHIIGGGINGLVPGGSTGEFTTLTTAERKQATELYIEAAADRVPVVAGTGALSTAETIELSKHAADAGAAAVMIVPPFYDTPSWDELLAHYGAVSDAVDIDIMYYNLPSATGVDLAPAQFAELARKTRVNSFKDTGGDAPKFASILHNHAADITALNGWDTLSFSGLAAGAKASVWGTASVIPQLCADFYDALAVRGDLVAARNLWAKIFPICEFLESHNYACAIKTGLELVGQDAGPTRRPVLPLAPEYRDEFRRLLVAAGVSVVDN
- a CDS encoding proline racemase family protein yields the protein MIPRQTINAVDVHAAGEPGRVLIGSHLHVKGATMAERLQYCREHLDDLRLLMLHEPRGYPGLCAVLVLPPVNPDSDFGMVVLEQGGFRPMSGSNLICAVTALLETGTLPVQEPVTKLKVDTAVGVVHVRADIAGGRVVRVTFDNVPAFAVAIDHPLELPEYGTVPVDIVFGGQFFVQAKAADLGVELVPGAAKDLARAGAVLRTVAQRDVAVRHPFNPDIDHVALTMIHGPSPTPGVSGRNTVVLPNGTVDLADPTTWTGALDRSPCGTGTCGRMAAKHARGELALGEQFVHESLLGTSFTGTLTDITDIGPHRAVMPSVSGRGWITGFNQYVLDADDPFPRGYTLGDLWGPETEGDNARQLLDQLDLEN